A genomic stretch from Ictalurus punctatus breed USDA103 chromosome 2, Coco_2.0, whole genome shotgun sequence includes:
- the LOC128629283 gene encoding octapeptide-repeat protein T2, with protein MERERQTGRERERERDRQGEIERERERERGRETDRRRGMERERWRATDRPRGMERERQTGRDRERQKERDGERQTDGEGWRETQTGRDRERQKERDGERQTERDGERQTDGEGWRETQTGRDRERQKERDGERQTERDGERETDRRRGMERERWRATDRPRGMERERQTGRDRERQKERDGERQTDGEGWRETQTGRDRERQKERDGERQTERDGERQTDGEGWRETQTGRDRERQKERDGERQTERDGERQTERDGERQTDGEGWRETQTGRDRERQKERDGERQTERDGERQTDGETDGETVRERDRERERER; from the coding sequence atggagagagaaagacagacagggagagagagagagagggagagagacagacagggagagatagagagagagagagagagagagagagggagagagacagacagacggagagggatggagagagagagatggagagcaacagacagaccgagagggatggagagagaaagacagacagggagagatagagagagacagaaggagagggatggagagagacagacagacggagagggatggagagagacacagacggggagagatagagagagacagaaggagagggatggagagagacagacggagagggatggagagagacagacagacggagagggatggagagagacacagacggggagagatagagagagacagaaggagagggatggagagagacagacggagagggatggagagagagagacagacagacggagagggatggagagagagagatggagagcaacagacagaccgagagggatggagagagaaagacagacagggagagatagagagagacagaaggagagggatggagagagacagacagacggagagggatggagagagacacagacggggagagatagagagagacagaaggagagggatggagagagacagacggagagggatggagagagacagacagacggagagggatggagagagacacagacggggagagatagagagagacagaaggagagggatggagagagacagacggagagggatggagagagacagacggagagggatggagagagacagacagacggagagggatggagagagacacagacggggagagatagagagagacagaaggagagggatggagagagacagacggagagggatggagagagacagacagacggggaGACAGACggggagacagtgagagagagagacagggagagagaaagagagagatag